In the Methylophilus sp. 5 genome, one interval contains:
- the flhB gene encoding flagellar biosynthesis protein FlhB has translation MAAEDSDMEKTEDASPKRLEKAREDGDVPRSRELAACAVLFTTGMAIMMLSRPMGEAMKNVLRQGLSIDHAMAFEPQLLIVHTMKVVEQALWGFLPLAVIIVSVAVASPILVGGWVVSQKSLVPNFGKLNPMKGLANMFSKNSLVELLKSVAKTILVASVGYTIVKKDLQPMLSLSQMPLETGISTISDYMVTGFLTIASALVLIAVIDVPYQLYQYAQKHKMTKQELKDEAKESEGSPEIKGRIRQQQREMARRRMMSNVPQADVVITNPTHYAVAIRYKEGENGAPIVVAKGADVIALKIREIAAEHEVMTLESPKLARALYAHAELEHEIPQTLYAAVAEILAYVFQLRVFKQHGGVRPVMPANVPVPDALDPHALTAAPANAAAIE, from the coding sequence ATGGCAGCTGAAGACAGCGATATGGAAAAAACCGAGGACGCGTCCCCCAAGCGATTGGAGAAGGCACGCGAAGACGGCGATGTTCCGCGCTCACGCGAACTGGCTGCGTGTGCGGTGCTGTTTACCACTGGCATGGCGATCATGATGCTAAGCCGCCCAATGGGCGAAGCCATGAAGAATGTATTAAGACAAGGCTTGAGCATAGACCACGCGATGGCATTTGAGCCGCAGTTGCTGATTGTGCATACGATGAAAGTGGTCGAGCAGGCGTTATGGGGATTTTTGCCGCTGGCGGTGATTATTGTGTCAGTGGCCGTCGCCTCGCCGATTCTGGTCGGTGGCTGGGTCGTATCACAAAAATCATTGGTGCCTAACTTTGGCAAGCTCAACCCAATGAAGGGCCTGGCCAACATGTTCTCCAAGAACTCATTGGTAGAACTACTCAAGTCAGTGGCCAAAACAATTTTGGTGGCCTCGGTGGGCTACACCATTGTGAAAAAAGATTTGCAGCCAATGCTGAGCTTGTCGCAGATGCCACTGGAAACCGGCATCAGCACCATCAGCGATTATATGGTGACCGGTTTTCTGACCATTGCATCTGCCCTGGTGTTAATTGCGGTGATTGATGTGCCCTACCAGCTTTATCAATATGCGCAAAAACACAAAATGACCAAACAGGAGCTAAAAGACGAAGCCAAAGAGTCTGAAGGTAGCCCTGAGATTAAAGGCCGTATCCGCCAGCAACAACGTGAGATGGCGCGTAGAAGAATGATGAGTAACGTACCGCAGGCAGATGTGGTGATCACTAACCCAACCCACTATGCGGTGGCGATACGTTATAAAGAAGGTGAAAACGGCGCACCGATTGTGGTGGCTAAAGGTGCAGATGTGATTGCGCTAAAAATTAGAGAAATTGCAGCGGAACATGAAGTGATGACACTGGAGTCACCCAAACTGGCCCGTGCCTTATATGCACATGCAGAACTTGAGCATGAAATTCCGCAAACACTTTATGCCGCCGTGGCTGAAATTCTGGCTTATGTGTTCCAGCTACGTGTGTTTAAACAGCATGGTGGCGTGCGCCCGGTGATGCCAGCCAATGTGCCCGTGCCAGATGCGCTGGATCCACATGCACTGACTGCTGCGCCAGCAAACGCGGCAGCGATCGAATAA
- the flhC gene encoding flagellar transcriptional regulator FlhC has protein sequence MQKKSVVNEAEQIQLAMKMIELGARLQLLESQTTLSRERLIKLYKEMKGVSPPKGMLPFSTDWFLTWQPNIHSSIFYNIYRFMVDYAGVDGIQAIIKAYTLYMQQVQHPDAAQQDDPVLSLTRAWTLVRFIESKMLTTKVCHCCGGQYIVNSYDLNQNYVCNLCHVPSRAGKTKKAKELSYKLVSMTA, from the coding sequence ATGCAAAAGAAGAGTGTAGTTAACGAAGCAGAACAAATTCAACTGGCAATGAAAATGATTGAGCTGGGCGCACGCCTGCAATTGCTAGAGTCTCAAACTACTTTGTCACGTGAGCGTTTGATCAAGCTGTACAAAGAGATGAAAGGGGTTTCTCCACCCAAAGGCATGTTGCCATTCTCAACCGACTGGTTTTTGACCTGGCAGCCAAACATTCACTCCTCTATTTTCTACAATATCTATCGCTTTATGGTGGATTATGCTGGCGTAGACGGTATTCAGGCCATTATCAAAGCCTATACGCTCTACATGCAGCAAGTACAACACCCGGATGCTGCACAACAAGATGATCCAGTCTTGTCACTGACACGCGCCTGGACACTGGTTCGTTTTATTGAAAGCAAAATGCTGACAACGAAAGTCTGTCATTGCTGCGGCGGCCAATACATCGTGAACAGCTACGATTTAAACCAAAACTATGTGTGCAACCTGTGCCACGTGCCTTCACGTGCCGGTAAAACCAAAAAAGCCAAAGAACTCAGCTACAAACTGGTGTCGATGACAGCTTAA
- a CDS encoding RNA polymerase sigma factor FliA, which produces MYTAKGKTQNTDQMLKQHSGLVKKMAYQLKAKLPSCVELDDLVQAGMIGLMDAIQRYEDNHGAQFETYASQRVRGAMLDELRGADWLPRGIRKNMRDIEVAVQQLEQKLSRPPTESEIAKHMNFTLEDYYDVLSDCQGHQLIYYEDFQDDDGGEHFLDRYVDDDTSDPVKSLLESDFREALIDSIDHLPEREKMLMGLYYEKELNLKEIGAIMSVSESRVCQLHSQAVARLRASMRDKSWTGVA; this is translated from the coding sequence ATGTATACCGCTAAAGGCAAGACTCAAAATACAGATCAGATGCTGAAACAGCATAGCGGCTTGGTCAAAAAAATGGCTTATCAATTAAAAGCCAAGCTGCCCTCCTGTGTCGAGCTCGATGACTTGGTACAAGCAGGCATGATAGGCCTGATGGATGCCATTCAGCGCTATGAGGATAACCACGGCGCGCAATTTGAAACCTACGCCTCACAGCGCGTGCGCGGTGCCATGCTGGATGAGTTGCGCGGTGCCGACTGGCTGCCACGTGGCATTCGCAAAAACATGCGTGATATCGAAGTGGCTGTGCAGCAACTGGAACAAAAGCTTAGCCGCCCGCCAACCGAGTCTGAAATTGCCAAGCACATGAACTTCACGCTCGAAGACTACTATGATGTCTTGAGCGATTGCCAGGGTCATCAGCTGATTTACTACGAAGACTTTCAGGATGACGATGGTGGCGAGCACTTTCTCGACCGTTATGTCGATGACGACACCAGTGATCCGGTCAAGTCTTTGCTAGAGAGTGATTTCCGCGAGGCGTTGATTGACTCGATTGATCACCTGCCTGAACGCGAAAAAATGCTGATGGGCTTGTACTACGAAAAAGAGCTTAACTTAAAAGAAATCGGCGCCATCATGAGTGTCTCCGAATCTCGTGTCTGCCAGCTGCATAGCCAGGCCGTAGCCCGTTTGCGCGCGTCTATGCGTGACAAGTCCTGGACCGGAGTGGCCTGA
- a CDS encoding class I SAM-dependent methyltransferase — protein sequence MHSIKLPAEALPSQAWMQRLLPKRLWCQALLIQCVSILLMTSLASGVINSVFAFELSRLGVAFDSIWFWLLPHICVVSVLAKAVRMPVWWRWIHLIFPLAVVFMQQVALPASVYFAGFVITLALYWSVHNTRVPFYPSFPATWRALQRILEQHAGDQSLKVLDIGSGIGDIAMFLAKQRIHDDVSGIEIAPLPWAVSAVRAVFSGTSVKFTLGDYRGIDFASLDVIFAYLSPAVMPDVWQKVQQEMRPGSLFVTSEFPVPDSHADHIVFPSAHSPALYVYLKK from the coding sequence ATGCACTCTATAAAATTGCCGGCAGAGGCGTTACCATCGCAAGCATGGATGCAGCGTCTCTTGCCCAAACGATTATGGTGTCAGGCATTGCTGATCCAGTGTGTGAGTATACTGTTGATGACGAGCCTGGCGTCTGGCGTGATCAACAGTGTATTTGCGTTTGAACTGAGTCGTTTAGGCGTTGCGTTCGACTCTATATGGTTCTGGTTATTGCCGCATATATGCGTGGTGAGTGTGCTGGCAAAAGCCGTGCGCATGCCGGTCTGGTGGCGCTGGATCCACCTTATATTTCCACTCGCGGTTGTGTTCATGCAGCAAGTTGCCTTGCCTGCCAGTGTTTACTTTGCAGGCTTTGTCATTACGCTGGCCCTTTACTGGTCAGTGCACAATACGCGCGTCCCGTTTTATCCATCTTTTCCTGCCACCTGGCGTGCTTTGCAGCGCATCCTTGAACAACATGCCGGTGACCAGTCGCTCAAAGTGCTGGATATTGGCAGCGGCATTGGCGATATTGCCATGTTTTTAGCTAAACAGCGTATTCATGACGACGTGTCCGGTATCGAAATTGCACCCTTGCCGTGGGCGGTGAGCGCCGTGCGCGCGGTGTTTTCCGGCACCAGTGTCAAATTTACCCTGGGTGATTATCGTGGTATTGATTTTGCCAGTTTAGACGTGATCTTTGCTTATCTGTCGCCTGCCGTCATGCCCGATGTCTGGCAAAAAGTGCAACAGGAAATGCGGCCAGGCAGCTTGTTCGTCACCTCCGAGTTTCCGGTGCCAGACAGTCATGCCGACCATATTGTGTTTCCGAGCGCCCATTCGCCTGCTTTATACGTCTACCTCAAAAAATAG
- the flhA gene encoding flagellar biosynthesis protein FlhA — protein sequence MNNWQQWMGKMDGRAIAAPLIIVLLLAMMILPLPAIMLDVFFTFNIALSILVLMIGLQTTKPLDFIAFPTVLLMTTMLRLALNVASTRVVLTEGHAGPDAAGKVIEAFGHFLIGGNYAVGIVVFVILTIINFTVITKGAGRIAEVGARFTLDAMPGKQMAIDADLNAGLIGEDEARRRRKEVGQESEFYGAMDGASKYVRGDAIAGILIIIINIVGGLIVGMVQHDLAFDEAVKNYTMLAIGDGLVAQIPSLVISIAAGVVVSRVANNEDIGGQLISQLFENPRVLSVTAGIIGGIGLIPGMPHLAFLGLGALLGGIAYNVKQKQEKAKQQAVLEPQPEDKLAPASEAEEATWNDVLPVDTIGLEVGYRLIPLVDKGQGGELLKRIKGIRKKFAQEIGFLAPTVHIRDNLTLKPNAYRITMKGVEMATGESNYSQMLAIDPGAVTGELDGAKTTDPAFGLPAVWIEPDRKEYAQGLGYTVVDAGTVIATHLNHIISLNAGELLGRQEVQQLLDHLGKESSKLIEEIVPKMITLSSLQKVLQNLLNEGVHIRDMRSILETLADHAQYTQDTNDLTSMVRIKLGRAIVQDLFPYSNEITAMTLDGQLERLLLQALQNNQSNQNVIEPGIAERLSQQTEVAARQQEQMGLTPVLLVAAPLRQALSRFLRRTVPHLRVLSHDELPDNKSIRVTSLIGAQ from the coding sequence ATGAACAATTGGCAACAATGGATGGGGAAAATGGACGGACGAGCAATCGCCGCGCCACTCATTATTGTTTTGCTGCTGGCGATGATGATCCTGCCGTTACCGGCCATCATGCTCGATGTGTTCTTCACCTTTAATATTGCACTGTCTATTCTGGTCTTGATGATAGGCCTGCAAACCACCAAGCCACTGGACTTTATTGCTTTTCCTACCGTATTGCTGATGACCACCATGCTGCGCCTGGCGCTCAACGTGGCATCGACCCGAGTGGTATTAACAGAGGGCCATGCCGGCCCGGATGCCGCCGGTAAAGTGATTGAAGCCTTTGGCCACTTTTTGATCGGCGGCAACTACGCAGTCGGTATCGTGGTGTTTGTGATTCTCACCATTATTAACTTTACCGTCATCACCAAAGGTGCGGGCCGTATTGCTGAAGTGGGCGCCCGTTTTACCCTGGACGCAATGCCAGGTAAACAAATGGCGATTGATGCCGACTTGAACGCTGGCCTGATTGGTGAAGATGAAGCCCGTCGCCGCCGTAAAGAAGTTGGCCAGGAATCAGAGTTTTACGGCGCGATGGACGGTGCCAGTAAATATGTGCGTGGTGACGCCATTGCCGGTATTTTAATTATCATCATTAACATTGTCGGCGGCCTGATTGTGGGCATGGTGCAGCACGATTTAGCCTTTGATGAAGCGGTGAAAAACTACACCATGCTGGCGATTGGTGACGGCCTGGTGGCACAGATCCCTTCGCTGGTGATTTCAATCGCGGCCGGGGTGGTGGTTTCACGCGTGGCCAACAATGAAGACATTGGCGGCCAGCTGATTAGCCAACTGTTTGAAAACCCACGCGTCCTATCGGTGACCGCAGGCATTATTGGCGGCATCGGTTTGATTCCTGGTATGCCACACCTGGCTTTTTTAGGCTTGGGCGCATTACTGGGTGGCATTGCTTACAACGTGAAACAAAAGCAGGAAAAAGCCAAACAACAAGCCGTGCTTGAACCACAGCCAGAAGACAAACTGGCCCCAGCGAGTGAAGCAGAAGAAGCCACCTGGAATGACGTATTACCTGTTGACACCATTGGCCTCGAAGTCGGCTATAGATTGATTCCACTGGTAGATAAAGGCCAAGGCGGCGAACTACTCAAACGTATTAAAGGCATTCGCAAAAAGTTTGCGCAAGAAATCGGCTTTTTGGCCCCGACTGTACATATTCGCGACAACCTGACCCTGAAACCGAATGCGTATCGCATTACGATGAAGGGCGTCGAAATGGCAACGGGTGAATCTAACTACAGCCAGATGCTGGCGATTGACCCGGGCGCGGTCACTGGCGAACTAGACGGTGCCAAAACCACAGACCCAGCCTTTGGCTTGCCTGCCGTGTGGATTGAGCCAGACCGTAAAGAATATGCGCAAGGCCTGGGCTATACCGTGGTGGACGCCGGCACCGTGATTGCCACGCACCTTAACCATATTATTTCGCTGAATGCAGGCGAGCTGCTGGGCCGCCAAGAGGTACAGCAATTGCTGGATCACCTCGGTAAGGAATCCAGCAAGTTGATTGAAGAAATCGTGCCAAAAATGATTACGCTCTCCAGCCTGCAAAAAGTGTTGCAAAACCTGTTGAATGAAGGCGTGCATATTCGTGACATGCGTTCTATTTTGGAAACGCTGGCTGACCATGCACAATATACGCAGGACACCAATGACCTGACCTCTATGGTGCGCATCAAGTTAGGCCGCGCCATCGTGCAAGACTTGTTCCCCTACAGCAATGAAATCACCGCCATGACGCTGGATGGCCAATTAGAAAGACTGTTGCTGCAAGCCTTGCAGAATAACCAGTCTAACCAGAACGTGATTGAGCCCGGCATTGCCGAGAGATTGTCACAGCAGACAGAAGTCGCCGCCAGACAGCAAGAGCAAATGGGCCTGACGCCAGTATTGCTGGTGGCTGCCCCGCTACGCCAGGCGTTGTCCAGATTTTTAAGAAGAACCGTCCCGCATCTCAGAGTGTTATCACATGACGAGCTGCCAGATAACAAATCCATTCGTGTCACCAGTTTAATCGGAGCGCAATAA
- a CDS encoding bifunctional diguanylate cyclase/phosphodiesterase, which yields MQLADSQQKPVATSFFSALLDSVSQAIVAESVDGIILYCNPAAEAVLGYAAADMVGLPFSRILPDPELNTQKILLAKQGQGPLPNNYQTLCCSSHNPALDVMLTVTPMLSQDGILIGFSSEIQVVESAGARQHALNELTKYKQNLAAIVESSDDAIISKTLEGIVTSWNKAAEKIFGYTAEEMVGQPMLKIFPPDRTEEETHILSKLKSGEKVDHFQTIRLHKSGRQIHISVTVSPIYNAEGQIIGASKIAKDITEKLNTEKLVWRQANYDALTNLPNRRLLMDRLGMEVTKAHREMHGLTIMFIDLDHFKEVNDSLGHNIGDELLQKVSHRIRDCFRQSDMLARFGGDEFVALMPCLSQRKDIDTVCSKLLKVLSDPFMLEDANTVYVSASIGIAVYPMDGESDQELIKHADQAMYEAKRKGRNQAKYFIPAMQTSLDKHHQLGVDLRFALQNNEFFLSYQPIVDLSNDQIVKAEALIRWNHPMLGVLAPMEFIPIAEETGIIHSLGDWVFRTAVRQLKRWQEDFSLPLQLSINKSPVQFNMGNDVPQHWQSFLQEVGLSGEHLIVEITESTMMTLQESTQNKLLSFAEAGIQVAIDDFGTGYSSLAYLNKFDIDYIKIDKAFVQDMKKDCQSFHLCEALVVMAHKLGLKVVAEGVETQEQHLLLRGMQCDYGQGYYYSKPLTHEVFEQLLQSQCQASLSLV from the coding sequence ATGCAATTGGCAGATTCGCAGCAAAAACCGGTAGCGACATCCTTTTTTTCCGCCTTGCTTGATTCGGTCAGCCAGGCCATTGTGGCGGAGTCTGTGGACGGTATCATCCTTTACTGTAATCCTGCTGCAGAAGCCGTACTCGGCTACGCTGCTGCAGACATGGTGGGCTTGCCTTTCAGCAGAATATTGCCTGACCCTGAACTCAATACACAAAAAATATTGCTGGCAAAACAAGGCCAGGGGCCGTTACCAAACAATTACCAAACGCTGTGTTGCAGCAGCCATAACCCAGCGCTGGACGTCATGCTGACTGTGACGCCGATGCTGAGCCAAGACGGCATCCTGATTGGATTTTCATCTGAAATTCAGGTTGTTGAGTCAGCGGGGGCGCGGCAGCATGCGCTGAATGAACTCACCAAATATAAGCAAAATCTGGCCGCCATTGTAGAGTCCTCGGATGACGCGATTATCAGCAAAACGCTGGAAGGGATCGTGACCAGCTGGAACAAGGCGGCTGAGAAGATTTTCGGCTACACGGCAGAGGAAATGGTGGGGCAACCCATGCTGAAAATCTTTCCGCCTGATCGCACAGAAGAAGAAACGCATATTTTAAGTAAACTCAAGTCCGGCGAAAAAGTCGATCATTTTCAAACCATCCGTTTACATAAATCCGGGCGACAGATACATATCTCAGTGACGGTTTCGCCCATTTACAATGCAGAAGGCCAGATTATTGGCGCTTCTAAAATCGCCAAAGATATTACCGAAAAGCTTAACACTGAAAAACTGGTCTGGCGGCAGGCCAATTATGATGCATTGACGAATTTGCCGAATCGACGCTTGCTGATGGACAGGTTAGGCATGGAGGTCACTAAAGCACATCGTGAAATGCATGGCCTGACCATCATGTTTATTGACCTGGACCATTTTAAAGAGGTCAATGATTCACTGGGCCACAATATCGGTGATGAGTTACTGCAAAAGGTGAGTCATCGGATCCGCGACTGTTTCAGGCAGTCCGATATGCTGGCACGCTTTGGTGGCGACGAGTTTGTTGCGCTCATGCCTTGCCTGAGTCAACGCAAAGACATAGACACCGTTTGCTCAAAACTGCTTAAAGTGTTGAGTGACCCATTTATGCTGGAAGACGCCAATACGGTATATGTATCGGCCAGTATTGGCATTGCGGTGTATCCGATGGACGGCGAGTCAGACCAGGAGCTGATTAAACACGCCGACCAGGCCATGTATGAGGCGAAGCGAAAGGGCAGAAACCAGGCCAAATACTTTATTCCGGCCATGCAGACTTCGCTGGATAAACATCATCAGCTCGGTGTGGATTTACGCTTTGCCTTGCAAAACAATGAGTTCTTCCTCAGCTATCAGCCGATTGTCGATTTAAGCAATGACCAGATTGTCAAAGCCGAGGCATTAATCCGCTGGAACCATCCGATGCTGGGCGTGCTTGCACCGATGGAGTTTATCCCGATTGCCGAGGAAACCGGCATCATACACTCCTTAGGTGACTGGGTATTCAGGACGGCGGTCAGGCAGCTTAAACGCTGGCAGGAAGACTTTAGCTTGCCCTTGCAGTTAAGCATTAATAAATCGCCGGTGCAATTTAATATGGGTAACGATGTTCCGCAGCATTGGCAATCTTTTTTGCAGGAGGTGGGTTTGTCTGGCGAGCATTTAATTGTCGAAATTACTGAGTCGACCATGATGACGCTGCAGGAGTCTACACAAAACAAGCTATTGAGCTTTGCAGAGGCGGGTATTCAGGTCGCGATTGATGACTTTGGCACCGGCTATTCTTCATTGGCCTATTTAAACAAGTTTGATATTGACTACATCAAGATTGATAAAGCCTTTGTGCAGGACATGAAAAAAGACTGCCAAAGCTTTCATCTGTGCGAGGCCTTGGTGGTGATGGCGCACAAGCTAGGCTTGAAAGTCGTGGCAGAAGGCGTTGAAACACAGGAGCAGCACTTGCTGTTACGTGGCATGCAATGCGACTATGGCCAGGGTTACTATTATTCAAAACCCTTAACGCATGAGGTCTTTGAGCAGCTCCTGCAAAGCCAATGCCAGGCGAGTTTGTCGCTCGTCTAG
- the flhF gene encoding flagellar biosynthesis protein FlhF, which yields MNIRRFFGKNAREALAQVKQALGDDAIIVANRSVNGGTEIMAMLETDIAAEAGATTTEMGMDQSRSLLDFVTTKDQPRQASPQAAMPAASAQHHTPAADEPVAHEGAIMDMLKQHSEQQGQAYQVATQTLEDKMMGMMQEMRQMRSHFETQMSAMTWQHHLQHSPAKSKVLSTLLSANFSASLSRQIAEKMPQHIDVHKAPLWAKEVISRNLHTLDDEDALLDRGGIYALVGPTGVGKTTTTAKLAARYVMKHGTQNLGLITTDSYRIGGYEQLRIYGKILGVMVHAVKDEEDLKIALNELKNKHMILVDTVGVSQRDQAVTEQLSMLSRADSPIQKLLCLNATSTGDTLTDVMRSYKKHDIAGCIVTKLDEAAAIGNVLDVLIRERMRLFYTTSGQRVPEDIEVADKQALIERVLTPHQASLPYQYLDEELPLVISSMMQTASQEQQHV from the coding sequence ATGAATATCAGAAGATTTTTTGGCAAAAATGCACGCGAAGCTTTGGCGCAAGTCAAACAGGCATTAGGTGACGATGCCATTATTGTTGCGAACCGCAGCGTGAATGGCGGCACCGAAATCATGGCCATGCTGGAAACAGACATTGCCGCCGAAGCCGGTGCAACGACGACCGAGATGGGGATGGATCAATCTCGCAGCCTGCTCGACTTTGTCACGACAAAGGATCAGCCTCGCCAGGCATCGCCACAAGCGGCCATGCCTGCCGCCAGCGCGCAACATCACACGCCAGCAGCGGATGAGCCTGTCGCGCATGAAGGCGCGATTATGGACATGCTGAAACAGCATAGCGAGCAGCAAGGCCAAGCTTACCAGGTGGCGACACAAACGCTGGAAGACAAAATGATGGGCATGATGCAGGAAATGCGTCAGATGCGTAGCCATTTTGAAACCCAGATGAGCGCCATGACCTGGCAGCATCATTTGCAACATAGCCCTGCCAAGTCAAAAGTGCTGAGCACCCTGCTCTCTGCCAACTTTAGCGCATCGCTGTCACGTCAGATTGCCGAAAAAATGCCACAGCATATTGATGTGCACAAAGCACCGCTGTGGGCAAAAGAGGTGATTAGCCGCAACCTGCATACGCTGGATGACGAAGACGCGCTGCTCGACCGTGGCGGCATTTATGCGCTGGTTGGCCCGACCGGAGTAGGCAAAACCACCACCACGGCCAAACTGGCAGCGCGCTATGTGATGAAACATGGTACGCAAAACCTGGGGCTCATCACCACCGATAGCTACCGGATTGGTGGTTACGAACAACTGCGTATTTACGGCAAGATTTTAGGCGTGATGGTGCATGCGGTTAAAGACGAAGAAGATCTGAAAATTGCACTCAATGAGCTAAAAAACAAACACATGATTCTGGTAGACACCGTGGGTGTCAGCCAGCGTGACCAGGCCGTGACCGAGCAGTTGTCGATGTTAAGTCGTGCCGATTCACCAATACAGAAACTGTTGTGCCTGAATGCGACCTCGACTGGCGACACCTTGACCGACGTCATGCGCAGCTACAAAAAACACGATATTGCCGGTTGTATTGTCACCAAACTGGATGAAGCTGCTGCCATTGGTAATGTGCTGGATGTATTGATTCGCGAACGTATGCGTTTGTTCTACACGACGAGCGGCCAGCGCGTGCCAGAAGATATTGAAGTCGCTGATAAGCAAGCCTTGATCGAACGCGTGTTAACGCCGCATCAGGCCAGCTTGCCTTATCAATACCTGGATGAAGAGTTACCGCTGGTAATTTCTAGCATGATGCAAACAGCCAGCCAGGAGCAGCAGCATGTTTAA
- the flhD gene encoding flagellar transcriptional regulator FlhD, which yields MNMQNDLLAEIKDANLNYLMLAQQLIRADKATAIFRLGINKEIADLLESLTNLQLLKLCNTNMLLTRFRFDDSEILGMLTSYSKDPAQAHLHTAVLMSAQAAESTI from the coding sequence ATGAACATGCAAAACGATTTACTCGCTGAAATCAAGGATGCCAATCTGAACTATCTGATGTTGGCACAACAACTGATCCGCGCTGACAAAGCCACTGCCATTTTTCGCCTTGGTATTAATAAGGAAATCGCAGATTTGCTGGAAAGCCTGACCAACCTGCAGTTACTCAAACTCTGTAATACCAATATGTTGCTGACTCGCTTCCGTTTTGATGACAGCGAAATCCTCGGCATGTTGACCAGCTACTCCAAAGATCCGGCCCAAGCGCATCTGCATACTGCAGTATTGATGTCTGCCCAGGCTGCAGAGTCAACAATCTAG